Below is a genomic region from Acidobacteriota bacterium.
GTGGTTTACGCATGGCGTGCAGATGGAGCAGGGCAACGAGCGCGTCAAAATCGGCAAGCTGGTTCACGAAACCGCTTATGCCCGTAAAAAGAAAGAACTCGAGATTGACAATAAAATCGTCATTGACTGGCAGGAAGACGGCATCATTCACGAAACCAAACTCACGGATAAGATGGAAACCGCGCATGAGATGCAATTGCTCTACTATCTCTATTACCTCAAACTCAAAGGCGTGGAAAATCTGCGCGGCGAAATCGATTATCCCAAACTGCGCCGCAAACACCCGGTCGAACTGACGCCCGAAAATGAAGCCAGGGTCAAAGCGGCGCTCGACGACATGCAACGCATCACGGACGGCAAACGCCCGCCCGAAGTGAAGTGGATGAAGATTTGCCGCTCGTGCAGCTATGCGGAACTGTGTTGGGGATGAGCGGCGACGGCGTACCCATTTCATCGCCCCTTCGCGTTAGCTATGCGGAACTCTGTTGGGATGAGCCTGGCAATCGGCAGGTTGGAGAATACTCAAGCGTCTGAGTTTCTCTACAGCCAACATCTGCCGGTCAACTTTCACGATGCCGATTGCGCAACGAGCAAGCGGTAAGCGAGGTCGCGCGCGGGTTCAAGGTCAACTTTCACGATGCCGATTGCCAAACGCCAAACCTTACGGTTTCGGCGCGCGGCGTCCTGAATCCTTCTGAAAGGAGATGTCTGTTATGCCGCGAAACTATTTTTTGACACGTTCGGGCAGTCTGCGCCGCAAAGACAATACCCTGGTTTTTGAGCCGTCGCCTGAAAAAGATGCCCCTTGCGAACCCCTCGCCGGTGTCGAAGAAGTTTTCTATTCCGATGATGAACCGTCTGCGCCCACAGCCGACGCCTCCGGGTCGTTCGCCCCGCCGTCACCCCTTGAAGCCCCGGACGCGGCGCTTACGCAAGCCGCAGGTGCTCCATCGCTTTCGGCTGACGACCTGGGCGAACTGGCGTTGGAGCCGCCGGCTATGGATGAGGCAACCCTGCTTGACACACGGTCTGAAGCGTCCGTAAAAGTGAACGACCGGCGGGTCATTCCCGTTGAAGATGTCGAGTCCATCTGGGTCTTTCGCGAACTCGATTTGAATGCCAGAGTGCTGGTCTTTTTATCGCAGCATCATGTGCCGGTGCATTTCTTTAACTATTACGGCTTTTATGCGGGCAGTTTTTACCCGCGCGATTATCTGCAAGCCGGGTATATGATCGTTCGCCAGGTGCGCCACTACTCCAACCGGCGTCTGCGGCTGGCTATCGCCCGCGAATTCATCGCCGCCGCGCTGCATAACATCACCCGCAATCTGCGTTATTACGGGGCGCGCGGCATTGATTTGCAGGCGGAAACCGAAGGCGTGCAGCTTGAATCGCTGCGGCTTCCCGAAGTGAAATCGATTGGCGAATTGATGGCTTGCGAAGGGCGCGCGCGGCACGCTTACTATCAGGGGTTCGCGAAAATTTTGCGCGACCGCGTCGAATTCACCAAACGCGCCCGGCGTCCGCCCGACAATCCCGTCAATGCCTTGATTTCATTTACCAATGGCTTGGTCTATACGGCGGTGCTGTCGCAAATCTACCGCACCCAACTCGACCCGACCATCAGCTTTTTGCACGAACCGGGGGCGCGGCGATTTTCGCTCGCCTTAGACCTTGCCGAAGTTTTCAAACCGCTGCTTGCCGACCGGTTGATTTTTAAATTGATCAATCAACGACAATTGCACGAACGCGATTTCGCGCAGGATTTGAATTGCTGTTATTTGAAAGATTCGGGTCGCAAGCTGATTTT
It encodes:
- the cas1b gene encoding type I-B CRISPR-associated endonuclease Cas1b; translation: MPRNYFLTRSGSLRRKDNTLVFEPSPEKDAPCEPLAGVEEVFYSDDEPSAPTADASGSFAPPSPLEAPDAALTQAAGAPSLSADDLGELALEPPAMDEATLLDTRSEASVKVNDRRVIPVEDVESIWVFRELDLNARVLVFLSQHHVPVHFFNYYGFYAGSFYPRDYLQAGYMIVRQVRHYSNRRLRLAIAREFIAAALHNITRNLRYYGARGIDLQAETEGVQLESLRLPEVKSIGELMACEGRARHAYYQGFAKILRDRVEFTKRARRPPDNPVNALISFTNGLVYTAVLSQIYRTQLDPTISFLHEPGARRFSLALDLAEVFKPLLADRLIFKLINQRQLHERDFAQDLNCCYLKDSGRKLILQEWDNRLQKTIEHRRLKRHVSYERLIRLECYKLVKHLTNDEPYKGFCAWW
- the cas4 gene encoding CRISPR-associated protein Cas4, whose product is MTALPVFTGTELGYYFICHKKLWWFTHGVQMEQGNERVKIGKLVHETAYARKKKELEIDNKIVIDWQEDGIIHETKLTDKMETAHEMQLLYYLYYLKLKGVENLRGEIDYPKLRRKHPVELTPENEARVKAALDDMQRITDGKRPPEVKWMKICRSCSYAELCWG